AGACCAAGCTGTCCGAGCCATGCAAGTTGCAGCTGAAGCTTATGCTgctgttttgttactttcaaatagatattttattactTAGTTAGATATGAACTAAGTTGTTGATATGCTTGATGTGATTAGGTGCTGATAGATTGATAAATCAGCTTTACcaagtgtacaagcaatgtttatcAAGTTACTAAGCCACTTAGTGGAGTTAGGCACGTGTTTAGGTaacattttcttatttttgacCAGCTGATTGCTCGGTATATGTAATGGAATTGTGCCTTCATTTGGTCTTTACTTgagcatttttattcaaaaagctcttgctgtttttgttttgtttgttgtGCAAGATATCAATGCTTTATGCTTAAGTTTCTGTCAAAATTTCTCATTCTGTTTTCTTAGTTCCTACAGACATTTTGTTCTCCTTTCTCCTTTACTGAGCAGTAGCAAAGATTattgagactaaattgaaatccaTGAAAGAAGACATAAACAACACCACCATACAAAATGTCACACTCAAACAAACCATTACAGATAGTACGAAATGCAATGAAAGACAGAGGAATTGGTACAATAATAAAGACAGCCAGATACCAATGCAACCCTTCACCATAGGCACAACGGTCTACAAAcaagaaattatgaaaaatacaaCACTAATTCTTGAACATCATTTGCAGTAATTAGATCCTTCTTCGTCTACTGCTGCGATTGCCTTTCTTTGACTTTCTTCTTCGCCTCTTCTCATGTTGGTTTTCAACCAAATTCACCAACCATTTTGGCTTTCCAGTTTGGAAAACAACATATCCCACGGACATTCCGAACACTACTCCGCATCCACAACCTATCAACACCACTTTCCAACCAAAAGCAATGTTTGATTTTGAGCCATCTTTTTCAAGCACATTTGGAGGTGGTGGGTCAATGATGTTGCAACCTTTCGAGACCGGAAACCCACACAGTCCCTTATTTCCTTCATATGAATCATTTCCAAATGTGTTGAATTGTTTGCCTTGGGGAATCTTACCATGGAGTTGATTTTCAGAAACATTTAAGGACGAAAGAAACGGCAGATCTGCCAATCTATTTGGAATCGCCCCAGACAACCTGTTTGAAGATAGGTCCAACCATTCAAGACTTGTCAAATTCCCTATTGATGTGGGGATACCACCATTAAGGTTATTATGAGAAAGGTTGAGCCCTTTCAGTAAGTTAAGCTTCCCAATAACCTTTGGAATACCCCCTTCAAACTGATTGTTTGATAGATCAATGATCATCCACATGGTGAAAATTTTCACCAATTCCCTATCTTGTCCTTTCATAACAATTCCAATAGAATAGGTATAGAAGTCACCTCCATCATCATTCACCCCCATGTACGACACTGTACTACCAATCTTCTCTAGATTTATGATAGCCTTGAAGCTGTTGATGTATCTCACTGGTAGGGGTccagaaaaataattacttgagagatcaaaaatttggattttagagAAAAAAGGGATAGACTTGGAGCTACTGACACATAAGGAACCATGCAATTGATTTGACTTCAATACAAGAACTTGTAGCCGTGGAAGACTTCCCAACCAATGAGGAAATGTATCATTGATCTTGTTGTTACCAAGATCTAGCACTTCCAGACCATTACAATTAAGGATGGATGGTGTCAAAGGCCCTTCTAACAGATTTCCATTTAAGTTGAAATTACTCAATTGGCATCCCATTGCAAATGTTGGAGGAATCGTCCCATAGAACTTGTTCTTCTTCAGATTCAAGAATAGAAGGCTGTTGCTCAAATTTCCAAAACATTGTGGAATTGTTCCACTCAAGTTATTGTGGGACAAATCAAGAATTTCAAGAAAAGCGGCATTGCATATTAAAGAAGAGACCTCTCCATTGAAACTATTATTAGAGATCAAAAAGACATTGATGGTCGAAGCTGGAATCGGAAGATTTCCACTGATCAAATTGGAGCTTAAGTCAAGAACTTCAATATTCTTCCATGGAAAGTGCTCAACTTCTGTCAAAGAGTTGTGAGATACGTTTAAGTAAGTCAAAGAGACATTCCCCACCTCTTGCATCCACTGTGGAATCTTGCCTTCAATTTTGTTGTAAGAGAGGTCTAAGCTTTCCAAACTTTTAAGCCCTTTTAAAAATTGGGGGAATTCACTAAGATTGCAAGATGACAAAAACAACCTTGTAAGATTAACAGTAGAAGTAGTATTAGATGTTAAGGATAGGCTGTTATATGAAAGGTCAAGAGATTCGAGATTTGGAAGGTTTGAGAACATACTAAACGCTATGACACCAGTAAAATTATTTGAGGATAAAATGAGCTTGGTAAGATTGAGAAGTTGGAATATTGAAGATGGAAGAGGACCTTGGAGTTTATTATTCTCTAACGCTATCAATTCTAGTGATTTGGATTGGAATTCTTTGATATGCCCACTGAATTGATTTTGAGAGAGTTTTATATCCTTTAAGGAGGGAGCAGTATACAACCATGATGGAAGTTGTCCACTGAGTAAATTGTTAGTTAAGTCTAAAGATATTAGATTAGGAAAAGCGGTTACCTCATCTGGAATAGAACCTTTTAATGTATTTCCAGCTATTCTCAAGTATTCCAGCTGCGTTAGGTTTAGAATTGACAATGGAATTTGTCCATTCAATTGGTTCTGCCACAAGCCTAAATAAGTGAGTTGCAAGAGGTTCCCCAATGATCTTGGAATTTGTCCACTCAATTGGTTTTGCCACAAGCCTAAATAAGTGAGTTGCAAGAGGTTCCCCAATGATCTTGGAATTTGTCCACTCAACTGGTTCCCCGATAAGTCTAAATGAGTGAGTTGCAAGAGATTCCCCAGTGATTTTGGAACCGGTCCTGATAAGTTGGAATAGGAGAGATCTAAAAACTTCAAGGACACAAGATTACCCACCGAGTCTGGCAATCCTCCAAAAAAATTTGCGCCTGAAATTATCAATTGCTCCaaagatgataaatttgtgaTTGAGACAGACAATCCTTGAAAGAAAGAATTTCCTGATAGACCTAAGGACTTTAAGGCCTGTAGATTATCAACTGAATCAATGAATTCTGTAGAGAAGGACGTCCATGACAGATCCAAATGTTCAAGATTGCTGCTCCGATTCAACTTCAAAGGATCAAGATTGAGGTTTTGGTTGTTTCCcaagttgaggagattgaggtttggCAAATCAAAAATGTTGTTTGTGAATTTTCCTTGCAAATCACAACCAGCAAGACTGAGAGACCTTAGAGAAGAGGATAGATTCATGAAGACATGAGCATTAACAGAAGCCATCTCCATTCCATCCAAAAACAGATGTCTGACCTCGGTTAGGTTTTGAACAAGTCCCTCCAGAGCATGTTTGTCTCCTACAAACCCTGTACTGGAAAGGTCGAGGTAGAGTAGGCTTGTAAACCGACCTAACTCGGATGGAATTTCGGAAAGATTAAACTCATTGTAGGCAAGGTTGAGTTTTTGAAGGTGAGGAAGAAGGAAGAGAGTGGAATTGGAAGGGAAGTTGCCATATAGCCAACTGCAGCTCAAGTCAAGGGCAATAACATGAGCATTTAGGTGGTCACAAGTGACCCCATCCCATGAGCAGCAATCTGTACCCTCCTTCCATGAATTTGTCTTGGGATAAGATTTATGGCCAGCAATCTCATTGCAATAAGAAGAAGCATCCTCTGTTATGGAAAAAGAGTCCTTAAACTGGATTAGTGAAGAGCAGGAGTGAGAtccagaagaagaaaaagaagcatAAAGATGGGGAAAGAAGAGGAATAGGCAGAGGAAGAGATAGGGGGCCATGTTATGTCTGTAGAGGAAGATGAAGGATAGGAATGGTATTTATAGGCAACAAATAATACCGCAGTGTTAcagtctttttttcttttacattgagAAGCTATGGAGattagattttcaaaatttttgtatttttaacaaTCATCAACAGTCACTTAGTCTTCTTTTTACCATATATTTTTCGTTCTTAAAATTGGATGCTATCTTTTCGCAAAATCTTGTGGAAATTCTTTAGCCTTCTTCTCTATAACACGTAAAGAATGTGTGTATGTATTCATTTGCCTGTCAACTAAAGTTAATTAATGTGGAAATTCTTTTCCACCCAAAAGAACAAAATTGTGCTCTATTCATTAAGTTTGAGGAAGAAGATTGCTGGAAATTTAATCTACCGATTCCATAAAAAACGTGTATACTTATATAACCTCATAATTCAAATCTAAAATCTCATTTGTTATAAATTCTGATAAATTTCTTTGGAATTgctatttttcatttgttaattatttctcttttaatcgagtaaaaaattaaaactaaaaagacataatgatttatttggcatTTTTTAACTTTACAAATGAAAagtcattttaacttttcatttttttatctctATTAAATCAcccaaaaaaaataatgaaaaagactAACAAAACTAGCACCTACGTGGCTGATGTTGACCCTTAGTAGTTAATGACAACATCTACGTAGTTGTTAACAGATACCACACTAACACTGTTTGTTGACGTGACAATGCCACATGATCAATAATCACCGACATGGTAGCGCCACGCTATCGCCCATTGGTGACATATTGATGTTTGAGTTAAACTCAAATTACTATTTCCTTTGATGTTTGAGTTAAACTCAAATTACTATTTCCTTTGTTATAAATTAAGAGTATaactaattttgataaaaatgattACTTTTCATTAACTCAGTCTAAAGGACTATAACACGTAAAGTTTGGCCTATTGCAGAATTCACATGCAATGCGGGGCATTTACATTATGCAGAATTCGACACATATATGGGAATTTTTGTATTTCCACAATCATCATGTTGTTCGTGATCAACAACTACTTCCTTTTtaccatatatttttcattcataaaattgattacttttttttttacgaaAGAAGTAAAATTATTAACATTCATGATATTACAAAGCCTTCTTCCTTATAACACGTCAAGTTTGGCCCCAAATAATTTTCCAGACAAAAGAATAAAGAGGAAGGAGACTGCTACAGATTGACTATACTTTTAACTCCACAAACAAAGACTTAAGACTATCAATTGTCTATTGACTACACTTTAACTCGACAAAAACAGATTGACTATACTTTTAACTCCACAAACAAAGACTAAGACTATCAATTGTCTATTGACTTCACTTTAACTCGACAAAAACAGACTAATAAGACTTTGGTTGGCTGAAATGGGCTATTGACTATACTTTAACTCCGCAAAAAAAGACTAAGGCTATCAATTGTCTATTGACTTCACACTTGCTGTTGCTTCCTCCTATCTCTATCACCCAAACTTAATTTACAAGCAATGTGGAAATTTTGGACATTTGGGCCACAATGTACAATACTTCCACACCATTTGCAGTATTGACTATGTTTACTTGAGGGCAAACAAAGACATGAATGCTGGAAATTTTAACTAGTTTGTACCGTCAATGAAGCTACGTACCTAAAAGCAATATATTATCACCGTCTCCAGAAATTTTGCTAATTCAATTTCCCAAGAAATATgattaattttggttaaattggaGTGAACATTACTATTTCTGTTTTAGCAATTAAAGCAACCTATATGTACCCTTTTACAGTCTGCATTGTTCCATGTTTCCATTCATTACAtcattccttcaactctgctatATATTATCACCGTCTCCAGAGAACCAAACCTTTTACTGCTaacttgtaaaaaaaatatgaaaatacaacAGAGATTATTGAGACATTGTTGAAGTTGGCTTGCATGCAGTAGACATTgttaatcttattattattattattattattattattaactcatGAACCCATGGTTACACTTCCAACAGAGGTGAGAGAGGTTAAGAGTAGCCATGAGCCATCTAGTCATGCTCCTGTTGTTGAGGATGCCTCTGAAACTGCACAAGCTCTCAGCCCGAATTCAAATCTAAAATCTCATTTGTTATAAATTCTGATAAATTTATTTGGGAATTGCTATTTTCATTCGTTAATTATTTCTCTTTTAATcgagtaaaaaattaaaactaaaaagacATAATAATTTACTTGGCATTTTTTAACTTTACAAACAAATAGTCATTTTagctttccattttttttttatctcttttagcCTTGAAACTTATATGGTTCCTTAAATCACtccaaaaaaaatgatgaaaaagactAACAAATTCTAGCACCTACGTGGCTGATGTTGACCCTAGTAGTTAATGGCAACACCTACGTAGTGGTTAACAGATACCACACCAACACTGTTTGTTGACGTGACAATGCCAAATGGTCAATAATCGCTGACATGGTAGCGCCACGCCATCGCCCATTGATGACATGTTAACCTTTGAGTTAAACTCAAATTACTCTTTCCTTTGTTATAAATTAAGAGTATAAATAATTCTGATAAGAATAGTTACTTTTCATTAACTCAGTTTAAAGGACTATAACACGTAAAGTTTGGTCTATTGCAGAATTCACATGCCATGCGGGACGTTTACATTATGCAGAATTCAACACATATATGGGAATTTTTGTATTTCCACAATCatcaaataattttcataaattgattactttctttttaccatatatttttcattcataaattgattacttttttttaccaaagaagtaaaataattaatattcgtGAGATTACAAAGTCTTCTTCCTTATACACGTCAAGTTTGGTCTCAAATAATTTTCCACACAAAAGAATACTTTTAACAATCAATTGTCTATTGACTATACTTTGAACTCCACAAAAAAGACTAAGACCTTCAATTGTCCATTGACTACACTTTAACTCGACAAAAAAAGACTAAGACTATCAATTGTCTATTGACTATCAATTGGTTCCATGACAAGTCTAAATATATGAGCCACAAGAGGTTCCCCAATGATCTCGAAATTGATCCCCGTAAATTGGAATTAGAGAGAGACAAATATTTCAAGACATGCAGGTTGTCAATCAAATCAATCAATTTCGTAAAGGAGGACATCCATGACAGATCCAAATGTTCAAAATTACTGCTCTGATTGaacttcagaagatcaagactaaGGATTCGGTTGTATCCTAAGTTGAGCA
The genomic region above belongs to Gossypium hirsutum isolate 1008001.06 chromosome D05, Gossypium_hirsutum_v2.1, whole genome shotgun sequence and contains:
- the LOC107902176 gene encoding receptor-like protein 9DC3 — protein: MAPYLFLCLFLFFPHLYASFSSSGSHSCSSLIQFKDSFSITEDASSYCNEIAGHKSYPKTNSWKEGTDCCSWDGVTCDHLNAHVIALDLSCSWLYGNFPSNSTLFLLPHLQKLNLAYNEFNLSEIPSELGRFTSLLYLDLSSTGFVGDKHALEGLVQNLTEVRHLFLDGMEMASVNAHVFMNLSSSLRSLSLAGCDLQGKFTNNIFDLPNLNLLNLGNNQNLNLDPLKLNRSSNLEHLDLSWTSFSTEFIDSVDNLQALKSLGLSGNSFFQGLSVSITNLSSLEQLIISGANFFGGLPDSVGNLVSLKFLDLSYSNLSGPVPKSLGNLLQLTHLDLSGNQLSGQIPRSLGNLLQLTYLGLWQNQLSGQIPRSLGNLLQLTYLGLWQNQLNGQIPLSILNLTQLEYLRIAGNTLKGSIPDEVTAFPNLISLDLTNNLLSGQLPSWLYTAPSLKDIKLSQNQFSGHIKEFQSKSLELIALENNKLQGPLPSSIFQLLNLTKLILSSNNFTGVIAFSMFSNLPNLESLDLSYNSLSLTSNTTSTVNLTRLFLSSCNLSEFPQFLKGLKSLESLDLSYNKIEGKIPQWMQEVGNVSLTYLNVSHNSLTEVEHFPWKNIEVLDLSSNLISGNLPIPASTINVFLISNNSFNGEVSSLICNAAFLEILDLSHNNLSGTIPQCFGNLSNSLLFLNLKKNKFYGTIPPTFAMGCQLSNFNLNGNLLEGPLTPSILNCNGLEVLDLGNNKINDTFPHWLGSLPRLQVLVLKSNQLHGSLCVSSSKSIPFFSKIQIFDLSSNYFSGPLPVRYINSFKAIINLEKIGSTVSYMGVNDDGGDFYTYSIGIVMKGQDRELVKIFTMWMIIDLSNNQFEGGIPKVIGKLNLLKGLNLSHNNLNGGIPTSIGNLTSLEWLDLSSNRLSGAIPNRLADLPFLSSLNVSENQLHGKIPQGKQFNTFGNDSYEGNKGLCGFPVSKGCNIIDPPPPNVLEKDGSKSNIAFGWKVVLIGCGCGVVFGMSVGYVVFQTGKPKWLVNLVENQHEKRRRRKSKKGNRSSRRRRI